A genome region from Candidatus Nezhaarchaeales archaeon includes the following:
- a CDS encoding 4Fe-4S binding protein produces MKVSDSIKIKYESYEDLPITPVLKAGVSILTETSWLLHGRPEVDKAKCTGCKLCWLYCPEGVVRMKDGKPSIDYAHCKGCGICANECPVKAITMAR; encoded by the coding sequence ATGAAGGTTAGCGATAGCATAAAAATAAAGTACGAATCCTATGAAGATCTACCCATAACCCCCGTGCTTAAAGCGGGCGTATCGATACTTACCGAGACTTCATGGCTCCTACACGGAAGGCCTGAAGTGGATAAGGCGAAGTGTACTGGATGTAAGCTCTGCTGGCTTTACTGCCCCGAAGGCGTAGTGAGAATGAAGGACGGTAAGCCATCCATCGACTACGCTCACTGTAAGGGTTGCGGTATCTGTGCTAATGAATGCCCGGTTAAAGCTATAACCATGGCTAGGTGA